From a region of the Panicum virgatum strain AP13 chromosome 2K, P.virgatum_v5, whole genome shotgun sequence genome:
- the LOC120678456 gene encoding U-box domain-containing protein 19-like, with translation MPPPTPPPGEPKRRRLLALPAVCPCEGIAPAPLLASLLSLAADLTSRGAGDAGAFPVLRRGVRQAVRIAGLLLAFLEEIQDATVALALPAPAVLGLTELHVAMQKLRFLLTDCARRGARLWVLVNAGLAASELRGVLGSFAGALDALPKGVVDASVEAGELARLVSEQAWRVPVRPDAGDERAARTVRSILEQFKSGVSPDAEDARRVLEHIGVRTWSECSEEIAFLEDELRTRMDGAGDESCSNAVLINSLIAFLVYCRVVLFDQIDVNPKADAAARPARCPDWIRPDALQCPITLDLMTDPVTVSTGQTYDRASITRWIKAGCRTCPVTGERLHTADVVPNAALRGIIERMLLSNGVSLPDASSSSGHRHGALGDTPAPFGPAAAGAARLAVTYIVAQLSTGSKEERRKATSEARKLCKHSVFYRAYLVEANAVPWLLCLLSSTDASVQENAVASLLNLSKHPGGRAALFEAGGVGLVVDVINVGARAEARQNAAAVLFYLSSGPEQAEEIGRIPESIPTLVKLIRDGAHRGRKNAMVSLYGLLQCASNHGKAVAAGAVAALAAVLAVDRDDLAGDAVALLARLAEHPVGAQAVLARPGLVARVVEALATSASRSGKDHCVALLVALCRHGGEKVVALLGRMPGLMASLYTLVADGSPQTCKRARALLNMIHRHYEMGDAPAAAAPAPEAGESVVRVL, from the coding sequence ATGCCGCCGCCAACGCCACCACCAGGCGAACCGAAGCGTCGCCGCCTGCTGGCGCTCCCGGCCGTGTGCCCGTGCGAGGGCATCGCGCCGGCGCCTCTACTCgcttccctcctctccctcgccgccgattTAACGAGCCGCGGGGCCGGAGATGCCGGCGCCTTCCccgtgctccgccgcggcgtgcGGCAGGCAGTGAGGATCGCGGGCCTCCTCCTCGCGTTCCTCGAGGAGATCCAGGACGCGACGGTGGCGCTGGCGCTGCCGGCTCCGGCGGTGCTGGGGCTCACGGAGCTGCACGTGGCCATGCAGAAGCTGCGGTTCCTCCTCACGGACtgcgcgcggcggggcgcgcgtcTGTGGGTGCTCGTCAACGCCGGTCTGGCCGCCTCCGAGCTCCGGGGGGTGCTCGGGTCCTTCGCGGGAGCCTTGGACGCGCTGCCGAAGGGCGTCGTGGACGCGTCAGTGGAGGCCGGGGAGCTCGCGCGGCTGGTGTCGGAGCAGGCGTGGCGCGTGCCGGTGCGTCCGGATGCTGGCGACGAGCGAGCGGCGAGGACCGTGCGGTCGATACTGGAGCAGTTCAAGAGCGGCGTCTCGCCGGACGCCGAGGACGCCCGGCGGGTGCTCGAGCACATCGGTGTTCGGACCTGGTCGGAGTGCTCCGAGGAGATTGCCTTCCTGGAGGATGAACTGCGCACGCGGATGGACGGCGCCGGCGATGAAAGCTGCAGCAACGCGGTACTCATCAACAGCTTAATCGCGTTCCTGGTGTACTGCCGCGTCGTGCTCTTCGATCAGATCGACGTGAATCCAAaagcggacgcggcggcgcggccggccaggTGCCCGGACTGGATCAGACCGGACGCGCTGCAGTGCCCCATCACGCTGGACCTCATGACGGACCCGGTCACCGTGTCCACCGGCCAGACGTACGACCGCGCGTCCATTACTCGATGGATCAAAGCTGGGTGCCGGACGTGCCCGGTCACCGGCGAGCGGCTCCACACCGCCGACGTGGTCCCGAACGCCGCGCTCCGCGGGATCATCGAGCGGATGCTGCTCAGCAACGGCGTCTCGCTTCCGGACGCTAGCAGCTCATCAGGGCACCGTCATGGCGCGCTCGGCGACACACCCGCGCCGttcgggccggccgccgccggcgccgcccggctCGCCGTCACCTACATCGTTGCCCAGCTCTCGACGGGTTCCAAGGAGGAGCGGCGGAAGGCGACGAGCGAGGCCCGCAAGCTGTGCAAGCACAGCGTGTTCTACCGCGCGTACCTAGTGGAGGCGAACGCCGTGCCGTGGCTGCTGTGCCTCCTGTCCTCGACGGACGCCTCCGTGCAGGAGAATGCCGTGGCTTCCCTCCTCAACCTCTCCAAGCACCCGGGGGGCCGGGCGGCGCTCTtcgaggccggcggcgtgggccTCGTCGTGGACGTGATCAACGTCGGCGCCAGGGCCGAAGCGCGGCAGAACGCGGCGGCCGTCCTGTTCTACCTCTCGTCGGGCCCCGAGCAGGCCGAGGAGATCGGGCGCATCCCGGAGTCCATCCCGACGCTGGTAAAGCTCATCCGCGACGGCGCGCACCGCGGGCGCAAGAACGCCATGGTGAGCCTCTACGGCCTGCTCCAGTGCGCGAGCAACCACGGCAAGGCCGTCGCGGccggcgccgtggccgcgctcGCGGCGGTGCTGGCCGTGGACCGcgacgacctcgccggcgacgccgtggCCCTGCTGGCGCGGCTCGCGGAGCACCCGGTGGGCGCGCAGGCCGTGCTGGCGCGGCCGGGCCTCGTCGCCCGCGTCGTGGAGGCCCTCGCGACGTCGGCGTCCCGGTCCGGGAAGGACCACTGCGTGGCGCTGCTGGTGGCGCTGTGCCGGCACGGCGGGGAGAAGGTGGTGGCGCTGCTGGGGCGGATGCCGGGGCTGATGGCGTCGCTGTACACGCTGGTGGCCGACGGCAGCCCGCAGACGTGCAAGCGGGCGAGGGCGCTGCTGAACATGATCCACCGGCATTACGAGATGggcgacgcgccggcggcggcggcgcccgcgccggaGGCCGGCGAGAGCGTCGTTCGCGTGCTATAG